The Phaseolus vulgaris mitochondrion, complete genome genome includes a window with the following:
- the nad9 gene encoding NADH dehydrogenase subunit 9, which translates to MDNQSIFKYSWETLPKKWVKKMERSEHGNRSDTKTDYLFQLLCFLKLHTYTRVQVSIDICGVDYPSRKRRFEVVYNLLSTRYNSRIRVQTSADEVTRISPVVSLFPSAGRWEREVWDMFGVSSINHPDLRRISTDYGFEGHPLRKDLPLSGYVEVRYDDPEKRVVSEPIEMTQEFRYFDFASPWEQRSDG; encoded by the coding sequence ATGGATAACCAATCCATTTTCAAATATAGTTGGGAGACTTTACCCAAGAAATGGGTTAAAAAAATGGAAAGATCGGAACATGGGAATAGATCTGATACCAAAACGGACTACCTATTTCAATTGTTGTGCTTTCTTAAATTGCATACCTATACAAGGGTTCAAGTTTCGATCGATATTTGCGGAGTTGATTATCCCTCTCGAAAACGAAGATTTGAAGTGGTCTATAATTTACTGAGTACTCGGTATAACTCACGCATTCGTGTACAAACCAGTGCAGACGAAGTAACACGAATATCTCCGGTAGTCAGTCTATTTCCATCAGCCGGCCGGTGGGAGCGAGAAGTTTGGGATATGTTTGGTGTTTCTTCCATCAATCATCCGGATCTACGCCGTATATCAACAGATTATGGTTTCGAGGGTCATCCATTACGAAAAGACCTTCCTCTTAGTGGATATGTAGAAGTACGCTATGATGATCCAGAGAAACGTGTGGTTTCTGAACCCATTGAGATGACCCAAGAATTTCGCTATTTCGATTTTGCTAGTCCTTGGGAACAGCGTAGCGACGGATAA
- the rps4 gene encoding ribosomal protein S4, with protein sequence MRFKTCRLLSGNVRNRELTIIQRRVLRRLRNKKRSIKRKISPRKNMNSYIQSQTTRKLPLFHADLPITEMHRGTERTSYIPFILNPETRSDVIPVRLHFRETIPQARQPISHRRVCVNNRIVSITRLKVSHGDLISFQENDARIRGEEIRRSFYIEISVDKIIGKFLDHPVRMWRRTKTEWFHLLKTKRGCRLLLKSRFLQQQLRYSMQEEYLERTKKFGSEKVCLGSSFAEHNRMKRNLYHFKSLFLSKRRNEKNQDLPTRTRSPLVYNSSLYSNSTYCSSSPHPFPRKRRIKRIELPTHYSEVNHRTPKAVVFYGPNIGHIPHDIRLKDPNLPLRSGNGRGQNI encoded by the coding sequence ATGCGATTTAAAACTTGTCGTCTACTTTCAGGAAATGTTCGGAACAGAGAACTTACAATAATACAACGCCGCGTTCTCCGAAGATTGAGGAACAAGAAGAGATCTATTAAGAGAAAGATTTCTCCGAGAAAAAATATGAACAGTTACATCCAATCACAAACTACACGAAAGTTGCCCCTTTTTCATGCAGATTTACCCATCACAGAGATGCACAGAGGAACAGAACGAACTTCATATATCCCTTTTATACTCAATCCAGAAACAAGATCGGACGTTATTCCGGTTCGTCTCCATTTTCGTGAAACTATTCCTCAAGCAAGGCAGCCGATAAGTCATCGAAGGGTTTGTGTGAATAATCGAATTGTAAGCATTACTCGTTTGAAAGTTTCCCACGGTGATCTAATATCTTTTCAAGAAAATGACGCGAGAATCCGCGGTGAAGAAATAAGGAGATCTTTCTATATCGAAATATCAGTTGATAAAATCATAGGCAAATTCCTGGATCACCCGGTAAGAATGTGGAGAAGAACCAAAACAGAATGGTTCCACCTACTCAAAACTAAGCGGGGATGCCGCCTGCTACTAAAATCCCGGTTTTTGCAACAACAGTTGCGTTATTCTATGCAAGAAGAATACTTAGAAAGAACAAAGAAGTTTGGATCCGAAAAAGTATGCTTAGGCAGTTCCTTCGCTGAGCACAACAGAATGAAGAGGAATTTGTATCATTTCAAATCCCTATTCTTATCGAAGAGAAGAAACGAGAAAAACCAAGATCTTCCTACTCGAACAAGAAGTCCTCTAGTTTACAACTCTTCTTTATATAGTAATTCGACCTATTGCTCCTCATCCCCCCATCCGTTTCCTAGGAAGAGAAGAATCAAAAGGATCGAACTACCTACTCATTATTCGGAGGTTAATCATAGAACACCAAAAGCGGTGGTATTTTATGGACCTAACATAGGTCACATCCCTCACGACATAAGATTGAAAGATCCAAACCTTCCTCTTCGGAGCGGAAACGGACGTGGCCAAAACATATAA